Within Longimicrobium sp., the genomic segment CGGCGAGACCAGGGAGCGGAAGCCGTGGCGGCGCAGCATCCTGAGCACCCCCCAGCGCGTCGGGATGACGCCGACGCCGTAGTTCCCCTCGCCGCCGCGGCGCAGCTTCTCGAAGTACCACACCTGCATGGCGCGCGGCATCAGCACCAGCCCCGTCATCGCGTAGTGCGGGTCGCTCCACACGCTGTAGAGCGCGAACGGCTTGGGCGTTACGAGGTAGAGGAGGCCGCCGGGACGCAGCACACGCCGGATCTCGGCCAGCGTCTGCTCACGGTCGCGCACGTGCTCTAGCACGTTGTCCAGCAGCACCAGGTCGAACGCGCCGTCCGCGAAGGGAATCTGCTCGGCGAAGCTCTGGCGCAGCTCCACCCGCACGCCGTGCTCCTCCGCGCGCAGGGCGCCGCGCTCCAGGCTGCGCGCGTCCGGCTCGATCCCGCTGCACACCGCCCCCGCCTCCGCGAAGGCGATGAGCACCCCCGCGTCCCCGCACCCCACGTCCAGCACGCGCGCGCCCTCGATGCGCAGCTCGGGCGCGTACCGCCGGAGCGTCTCCAGGATGAAGTGGCCGCGCGGGTACTCGCTGACGTAGTGCTCGGCCCACTTGTCCCAGTTCTCGGACTGCCACCAGCGCTCGCGATCCTTTTCCAGCATCTCGCGATAGCGGGGCTCCGCTCCGCGCTCGATCTCGCTCACTCTCTAGCTTTCCCTGTGGGAGGCGTGGTCACACCGCCGTCTAGCCCGAACCTGTTAGAGTAGCGCACTTTCAAAGGCGCAGCAACCAGCCAGGGCATCGGGTCGCACAAACCCGTAGGGGCTGCGATTCGTCGCGCCCGTCGCCCGTGTGCTCCAGTCTCTGTCCCTTGAACGGATGCCTGCCTGCGACCACAGGTGTCGTCCCGCGCGGAGCACGGGCGTGATGAATCACGCCCCTACCACATACGACGGTTGTAGAATCCGTGCGTCTGAACACGTGTGCCGGTATCGCGCAAAGTGTTAAAAACGCGGAAGTGTTAAATTCGTGTAGCGCACACGGACGTGTAAAGTGCAGCCAGCCGATCCGCGATCACGTCCCACGAGAAACCCTGCTCCACGTTGATCCGGCCCTGCGCGCCCAGCTCCCGCGCGCGTTCCGGGTTTTCCACACACGTGCGGATCGCGGTTGCCAGCGCGGCCGCATCGCCGGGCGCGACGAGGAAACCGTTGCGCCCG encodes:
- a CDS encoding class I SAM-dependent methyltransferase; translated protein: MSEIERGAEPRYREMLEKDRERWWQSENWDKWAEHYVSEYPRGHFILETLRRYAPELRIEGARVLDVGCGDAGVLIAFAEAGAVCSGIEPDARSLERGALRAEEHGVRVELRQSFAEQIPFADGAFDLVLLDNVLEHVRDREQTLAEIRRVLRPGGLLYLVTPKPFALYSVWSDPHYAMTGLVLMPRAMQVWYFEKLRRGGEGNYGVGVIPTRWGVLRMLRRHGFRSLVSPRTLWIHYLRRKIEAPAGLSTGLKSRVGRWVAARPWVTDTGPLRWAWDVAIGSNFFIARREE